In Methylocystis echinoides, one genomic interval encodes:
- the leuS gene encoding leucine--tRNA ligase, giving the protein MRPDRYNFAEAEPKWQKIWEERQVFKAGAKPAAPKYYVLEMFPYPSGRLHMGHVRNYSMGDVIARFMRGRGFDVLHPMGWDAFGLPAENAAAQTGAHPAKWTYANIAAMRAQLKTLGLSLDWSREIATCDPEYYKHQQRLFLDFLKAGIVDRKKSKVNWDPVDMTVLANEQVIDGRGWRSGALVEQRELTQWFLKITSYSVELLAALDTLDRWPEKVRLMQRNWIGRSEGMLVRFALAAPLDDAQEIEVFTTRADTLFGAKFVALAADHPLAKAAAEKNEALAAFCEECRRGGTSAEAIETAEKQGFDTGLRVVHPFDPNWTLPVYVANFILMDYGTGAIFGCPAHDQRDLDFATKYGLGFKVVVCPAGEDAAGLERKIAESGEAFDADGTLVNSEFLNGFTVPEAKEHVASRLETTALFNAPQGVRKVNYKLRDWGVSRQRYWGCPIPIIHCETCGPVPVPEADLPVTLPEDVTFDQPGNPLDRHPTWKDVPCPSCGKPARRETDTMDTFVDSSWYYARFADPHNDREPASAEALGRWLPVDQYIGGIEHAILHLLYSRFFARAMRDSGHAAAAEPFSGLFTQGMVVHETYKGPDGWVSPAAIRIEAGEGGKRRAFLIDGAGEVEIGPIEKMSKSKKNTVDPDDIVASYGADTARLFVLSDSPPDRDVIWSDEGAQGAWRFVQRLWRITGELGRVAAPAGAPSPAEIGAEALKLRKATHKTVAQVSENIERLRFNSAIARIREFVSELTAALDAVTETPVGADLAFAFREAADALIRLVAPMTPHVAEECWTDLGHKGLVSEAAWPVADPALVAQETITLPVQVNGKKRAEIIVAHDADEETIRKEALAQDGVLRAMEGKPLKKFILVPKRIVNVVV; this is encoded by the coding sequence ATGAGACCCGACCGCTATAATTTCGCCGAAGCCGAGCCGAAGTGGCAGAAAATCTGGGAGGAGCGGCAGGTCTTCAAGGCGGGGGCCAAGCCCGCGGCGCCCAAATATTACGTGCTGGAGATGTTCCCCTATCCGTCGGGGCGTCTCCATATGGGCCATGTCCGCAATTACTCTATGGGCGACGTCATCGCCCGCTTCATGCGCGGGCGGGGTTTCGACGTCCTGCATCCGATGGGCTGGGACGCCTTCGGCCTACCGGCCGAGAACGCGGCGGCGCAGACCGGCGCGCATCCGGCCAAATGGACCTACGCCAATATCGCCGCCATGCGCGCCCAGCTCAAGACGCTGGGCCTGTCGCTCGACTGGTCGCGCGAGATCGCAACATGCGACCCTGAATATTACAAGCACCAGCAGCGGCTGTTTCTGGATTTTCTGAAAGCGGGCATCGTCGACCGCAAGAAATCCAAGGTGAACTGGGACCCGGTCGACATGACCGTGCTCGCCAATGAGCAGGTCATCGACGGACGCGGCTGGCGTTCGGGCGCGCTCGTCGAACAGCGCGAGCTGACCCAATGGTTCCTGAAAATCACGAGCTATTCGGTGGAGCTGCTCGCTGCGCTCGACACGTTGGACCGCTGGCCCGAGAAGGTGCGGCTCATGCAGCGCAACTGGATCGGCCGCTCGGAGGGCATGCTGGTCCGCTTCGCGCTCGCAGCGCCGCTCGACGACGCGCAGGAGATCGAGGTTTTCACCACCCGCGCCGATACGCTCTTCGGCGCGAAATTCGTCGCGCTCGCCGCCGACCATCCGCTGGCCAAAGCGGCGGCCGAGAAGAATGAGGCGCTCGCCGCCTTCTGCGAGGAATGCCGCCGCGGCGGCACGTCCGCCGAGGCGATCGAGACGGCCGAAAAACAGGGCTTCGACACGGGGCTGCGCGTCGTGCATCCCTTCGATCCCAACTGGACGCTCCCCGTCTACGTCGCGAATTTCATCCTCATGGACTACGGCACGGGCGCGATCTTCGGCTGCCCGGCGCATGATCAGCGCGACCTCGATTTCGCGACCAAATACGGGCTCGGCTTCAAAGTCGTCGTCTGCCCGGCGGGCGAGGACGCGGCGGGGCTCGAAAGGAAGATTGCCGAGAGCGGCGAGGCCTTCGACGCCGACGGTACGCTCGTCAACTCCGAGTTTTTGAACGGCTTCACGGTTCCCGAGGCGAAGGAGCATGTCGCCAGCCGGCTGGAGACGACGGCGCTCTTCAACGCGCCGCAGGGCGTTCGCAAGGTCAATTACAAGCTCCGCGACTGGGGCGTTTCGCGCCAGCGCTATTGGGGCTGCCCGATCCCGATCATCCATTGCGAGACCTGCGGTCCCGTGCCCGTTCCCGAGGCCGATTTGCCGGTCACGCTCCCGGAGGACGTGACCTTCGATCAGCCGGGCAATCCGCTCGACCGCCATCCGACCTGGAAGGACGTCCCCTGTCCGTCTTGCGGGAAGCCCGCGCGCCGCGAGACGGACACCATGGACACTTTCGTCGATTCGTCTTGGTATTACGCGCGCTTCGCGGACCCCCACAACGACAGGGAGCCCGCTTCGGCGGAAGCGCTCGGGCGCTGGCTGCCGGTCGATCAATATATCGGCGGCATCGAGCACGCGATCCTGCATCTGCTCTATTCGCGCTTCTTCGCCCGCGCGATGCGCGACTCCGGCCACGCCGCCGCGGCCGAACCCTTCTCGGGCCTCTTTACGCAGGGAATGGTCGTCCACGAGACCTATAAGGGGCCCGACGGCTGGGTCTCGCCCGCGGCCATCCGCATCGAGGCGGGGGAGGGCGGCAAGCGCCGGGCTTTCCTGATCGACGGCGCCGGCGAAGTCGAGATCGGCCCGATCGAGAAAATGTCAAAGTCGAAGAAGAACACGGTCGACCCCGACGACATTGTTGCAAGCTACGGCGCCGACACGGCTCGGCTCTTCGTGCTCTCCGACAGCCCGCCCGACCGCGACGTGATCTGGTCGGACGAAGGCGCCCAGGGCGCCTGGCGCTTCGTGCAGCGCCTGTGGCGCATCACGGGAGAACTCGGCCGCGTCGCCGCCCCGGCGGGCGCGCCCTCGCCCGCCGAGATCGGCGCCGAGGCGCTGAAGCTGCGCAAGGCCACGCACAAGACGGTCGCGCAGGTCAGCGAAAACATCGAGCGCCTGCGCTTCAACAGCGCCATCGCCCGCATCCGCGAATTCGTCAGCGAATTGACCGCGGCGCTCGACGCGGTGACGGAGACCCCCGTCGGCGCCGATCTCGCTTTCGCCTTCCGCGAGGCGGCGGACGCGCTCATCCGCCTCGTCGCCCCGATGACCCCGCATGTCGCGGAAGAATGCTGGACCGATCTTGGCCATAAAGGGCTGGTATCCGAGGCGGCCTGGCCCGTGGCCGACCCGGCGCTGGTGGCCCAGGAGACGATAACCCTGCCGGTGCAGGTCAACGGCAAGAAACGCGCGGAAATTATTGTCGCGCATGACGCCGACGAGGAAACGATTCGCAAAGAGGCGCTGGCGCAGGATGGCGTCCTCCGCGCCATGGAAGGCAAGCCGCTCAAGAAGTTCATTCTCGTGCCGAAGAGGATCGTCAATGTGGTCGTGTGA